CCGCCCCGATTTCTATCACCCGATTATACCTCTATTTTCCAAGAGTCCCTCGAGAACCTCCTCCAGATGATAAACGACATCCTGTGCAGCGCCGCACAGCTAATCGGCTGGATACAAACACCGAACTTAACACCTGAGAAGGATCCAATTACGGCCGGCGCAAGACTCCTTATCTGGCCGTTTTACGTCGTCATCCACATATGCACTAGTATGGGGCTCTTTGCGACCATTCCTGGAATTGACAAATATATGATGAATGTTCTGGCAGAGGTGGGTCGGCAAACTGGGATTCTGGCAGCCACCCTGTTGTCCTCGTTGTTGGCGGACAGGAATTTGCTGCAGTTTTTACCAAAGCTCAAGCAGAAGGGATTTCGGATGGTAGAAGGCTAATCAGGGTGGATTGATTTGACGTATCCTTGAGGGTATATAGCTAGGCAGTTGGTTAGAAGTTCGGAGTTTTAATATTTGTTTTTGGTTTATCAGCGAGGAACAAGAGGTTTGAACCAAGATAAGTCGTTTAATTCCCTCTGCGTATGCGACACGGGAACGTCTTCTTCGCGTGAACCAATGTAACTTCAACCATAAACAATGTCCTTGCTAGCCCAATGCTTAACTGAGGCGAACTCTTGGCTAGATCCATCCTTGGAGATCTTCTGTCTCCAGTCAAATGACCTCACGTGGCATTCTGGACCGGGGCAAAATATACCTCCGTATCTCTTTAAAATGCCCACCAATGAGCCGTTTTCCTTCCCGAGTCTCTTTTTTCAGTGTTATTATTATGCAGTGATGCATCATCGCACGCCGGAGAGTGGCCTTTGCCGTGCGGAACATGTTACCCGTTTGGGAACGGTGGATTATTGCGTCACCAAGATGTGCATCGCCTTGCATAGAGTACACAACTTACTATACTAGAAAGACCTGTCAAGTGTGTCGATACGGAGTCCGGAAGCTTCAATGATTAGACTGGATGATCATGATGCTCCCGAGATCGAAGTTCTTTTTGAATACCGAAGGCTAACAGGAACAGGCAAGAACAACAAGCTACCATGGAACGACCAGAGCCAAGTTTCGATCTACGTACCACGAACAACAACCCGAAAGACCGCCGGGTTGCCGAATATCAGATCCCGATATGCTATGCCGGTGCGGCTCGCCGGGGTTGATCGACATGGCCGCTGATTGGTTGTCGGTGCCCGGTTACCCGGTTAGGAACACTCTCGAGTCCATTTCCTTGTTCCGCTTCGATCTTATTCCGTTGCCAGGAATATCGCAGAGCATGAGCTCTGCTTGTAGAAAGGCAGAGCATACGGAGAAAGCACAATGGTGTCTGGCAGGGCTTTCTGGATATACTACTTCATATCGACTGACAATGATTGACGACAGGGATGAAAGAATTCTAGAAAGAACATCACCGCTACGCAACTACCCACATATCTCCACTTGCATGGTCTTATTCAATCAAACGGCTCCATTGGCTAAATAGCTGCCTATCGTCAATGGTGCAGGGAAAGATCCGAACTGCCACCACTTCGGGTTAATCGGCACCAGGGTAAAGTTTTGAACGCTGAGGGGGTGGGGGTGGGGGCATAGTCTGTACTACTATGCACCAAGTCGACGACACAATGGACGAAAACCTCTGTATAACGCGTTGTACATACCCCGAAAGGCTTCTGTATACGCAACGAGACCCGCTAATCCCGAGGCCATAGAGGTATATAAAGGCAGTCACTGTTGCTCATTTTTGACTTCCTTTGGTCGGCATCACAAACTTTTTTTACTCTGCTCTACATCTTCTATTCGAACTCCCTAACGATAACTCTATCTTTCACAACCGAAGAATCCGCTGTACTAGCTCATGGCCGTGACTCGCCCCGGAAATATAGGCAAGAGGCTGTTGCCTCATGTCATCGACCATCTGGGTCAGTTCTACCCTGACAAGATTGCCGGTTCCATGCCCAGGAACAATTCGACTCTGGATGATGGCTTCCGGGAATTGAATTATAAGGAAGTTGCCCACGCAATCAATTATACTGCCTGGTGGATTGAGAAGAAGTATGGCCGCAGTGATAATCACGATACCCTGACCTTTATCGGTGCCAATGATATTCGGTACCTGGTCATCATCGCGGCCTGCAACAAGACTGGTTACAAGGTAGGTTCTGACTGTAGTAAAAGAGATAAGACGGAGCAGATGCTAATGCATGGCAGCCGCTGCTCTCATCAACCCGGAACTCGGACGAAGCACACATGAGCCTTTTCGATGCTACCGACTGCTCATGCCTGGTATATACTGCCGAGAGAAGCCAGAAAGCGTTCGAACTCCAGAGCCTCCGTCCTGGTCTGGATGTGCAGGAGCTCCCTACCTTTGCCGAAATGCTTGAATCACAGACCTCCTTCTACCCATTCTCCAAGACGTACGAAGAAATCGAGGATGACACGGCCTTTATCATCCACAGCTCGGGCACAACAGGTACGAAACTCACCATCCTCATAAAGGCATTCCTGCAGTTACTGACTAGAAAAAGGACTACCTAAGCCGGTATATCTCACTTTCGGCTTCATCGGTGCTCTTGAGCAGATCCCCTCCCTGCCTGTTCCCTCAGGACGGATTTGGGGAATGCCCTACATCCTCGACCCCGGCAACTACATAATCACCACTACACCGTTTTTTCACCTCATGGGTCTTACTGTTTTCTTGCTATCTGTTTTTCATGATATTCCATTCCTTCTTGCTCCCGACAAGCCCATGTCAGCCGAGCTTGCGACAGATATACTAAACGTGGCCAAACCAACGGCCGCAATGTTCCCACCATCCATTTTGGAGGATATGACCAAATCTTCTGCTTCGATGGAAGCACTCTCTAACCTGCGATATGTCTTCTTTGCTGGTGCACCTTTGTCGCCGGAAGCAGGAAACCATATTATCGGACACACCCGCTTGATCAACTGGATCGGAAGCAGTGAATCTGGCTACATGCCTACCCTGCTTCCTGAGCACGAGGAAGACTGGACGTACTTCAATTGGAATCCGTCGTACGGCCTCGAGATGCAGCCCAGGGGCGAAGGCCTCTATGAACTAGTGATACCGAGACCCGCTAATATCGAAAAACATGCCATCTTCCACACCTTCCCGGAATTGACTGCCTATAATACCAAGGATCTCTTTGCGCCGCACCCGACTCGGTTCGGTCTCTGGAAGTACATTGGCCGTAATGACGATGTTCTTGTGCTCAGCAACGGAGAGAAGCTCAACCCGATCACCATGGAGAAGATTGTCGAAGGACACCACTTGGTTTCGCGGGCTCTGGTCATCGGCCAAAGCCGGTTCCAGACTGCATTGCTTGTCGAGCCTAACTGGCATCTCTGGAATGAGACAAAGCCGGTCAATGAACTCATTGAAAGCATCTGGCCTACGGTTCAAGAAGCTAACCAGGCCGGACCAGCTCACGGGCGAATAATGAAGAACAAGATCGGTGTCGCTTCTCAAAGCAAACCGTTTGGGATCACGCCCAAGGGCAGTACTAGGCGCCGGCAAACCATCCAGGACTATGCTGATGAGATCGATGCCATTTACAACAGCGCGGATGATGGGGGACCTGAATTCGAATTGCCCCAGGACGCTGATCTGTCGACCGTTACGGCGTACCTGCGGAAcattgtctcccatgtccTTGACATCTCAAACCAGTCGGACCAAACTGATTTCTACGCGGCTGGTCTTGACTCGCTGCAGACGATGCACCTCAGCAACGTTCTTCGCAAAGCCTTGCAGTCTCACCAATCCCCAGACAGCCCCCGCTCCATCGCTTCGCAGGACATCTATGCGAACCCCACTGTCGAGCTCCTCGCCCGTCTCGTCTATGGCCTGATGCGTGGTTCCGTCGAGGGCGGCGCGTCCCGGACCGATAAGATCAACTCGCTTCTCGAGAAATACACCAACGACCTTCCAGCACAGACGCAG
This Aspergillus chevalieri M1 DNA, chromosome 3, nearly complete sequence DNA region includes the following protein-coding sequences:
- a CDS encoding putative secondary metabolism biosynthetic enzyme (COG:I;~EggNog:ENOG410PJU0;~InterPro:IPR000873,IPR009081,IPR036736,IPR036291, IPR020806,IPR013120,IPR042099;~PFAM:PF00550,PF01370,PF07993;~SMCOG1010:NAD-dependent epimerase/dehydratase;~antiSMASH:Cluster_3.6;~go_function: GO:0031177 - phosphopantetheine binding [Evidence IEA]); translated protein: MPYILDPGNYIITTTPFFHLMGLTVFLLSVFHDIPFLLAPDKPMSAELATDILNVAKPTAAMFPPSILEDMTKSSASMEALSNLRYVFFAGAPLSPEAGNHIIGHTRLINWIGSSESGYMPTLLPEHEEDWTYFNWNPSYGLEMQPRGEGLYELVIPRPANIEKHAIFHTFPELTAYNTKDLFAPHPTRFGLWKYIGRNDDVLVLSNGEKLNPITMEKIVEGHHLVSRALVIGQSRFQTALLVEPNWHLWNETKPVNELIESIWPTVQEANQAGPAHGRIMKNKIGVASQSKPFGITPKGSTRRRQTIQDYADEIDAIYNSADDGGPEFELPQDADLSTVTAYLRNIVSHVLDISNQSDQTDFYAAGLDSLQTMHLSNVLRKALQSHQSPDSPRSIASQDIYANPTVELLARLVYGLMRGSVEGGASRTDKINSLLEKYTNDLPAQTQDVHNTSDQHAVILTGSTGSLGNYILSALLQDPTVMKVYCLNRSEAQERQIKSFAEKGLTFGPDAQNRVEFLQASFGAERFGLSADKYTEILQSVDTVIHNAWRVDFNITVDSFEDVHIRSVRRFVDFSLQSTHHAHIHFISSVATIGAWKASNGPAVPSAPIENSDVVLPQGYGESKHIGERICLESSRRSGVPTTIHRVGQIAGPTSEKGLWSRQEWLPTIVATSKSLGKVPDALGSTPIDWIPVDSLASIMLDLISTRRETQSHSDSRCAVFNLVNPSVTTWDTLLPAIQAVYPVQPVPITEWIRELEKIENPTAEEIVEKPALKLLDFYRGLVDDEEGALSVPIDVGATKEASRTMNSLGAISEELMANWLVQWGF